The Bombus huntii isolate Logan2020A chromosome 2, iyBomHunt1.1, whole genome shotgun sequence genomic interval aATTTCAATCAGTTAATGATCGAGCCTACTTGCAACATACTTGACTCCATCACTACCACTCTTTTTCTAGGAATATTATCACGGCTTTGCCGAAGTATCGTGTGACTATGAATGAGTCTTTACTTCCTCAATGTGAGAGATTCGCTATATCATGGCCTGTACTCTACGTCTCCCACTCTACCTCTCGTGCCTCGTTTCGTCACATAGTCAATGTTATCGGTGTATACGAGATGATAGTTGACTCTCAGTTGCGATGGTCGTTGTCATCGTCAGTCTACGATCGTAACTGTAATTAAAAGGAACTCGAGCAATCGTCGTGATATTCGTTGCTAATTGGTGATGCCATGATGTGCGAGCAAACGAAGAATTGTCACGCCTGGTTAGATCCTCTGGTCGGCAAGATAACCACGAATCTTGGCAAAAATTTCAATGATATACGATACGAAGTATCCACTCCTAACGACTCCTTCTTCGTGTCGAGTTTATTCTTCGTCAATATCGTCTCTAACTCGACTGCCAACAATGACGACGAAGAGAAGGAAACATCGAACAGCGTTGTGATAAAGATACCGTCATCGTTGAGCCATTTACGAGAAATGATGAAATTGAACGAACAGTTCCACAACGAGATATTGTTCTACAAAAAGTACGCCAAGTATTACGATCAACTGCCTCGTTGTGTTTACGTTGAACAGGATGACTCTTTTAATTCGGTGATCGTCCTAGAGAATGTAATTACTCAGCGAGGTTACAGCTTGTGCAAATGGAAGAACGATATACCTCTGGTATATACTATAGCTGCGTTTCGAGAAATCGCAAGGTTCCACGCGAGAGCGTACGCGATAAAGAAGAATCATAAGGAAGAATTCTTCGATTTCGTGAACGGTATCCAGGAAGTTAGGTTCTACCCAGGCACCATTATGAGTGATGTATTCAATGAAACTGCGACCAGGTGGCTCGACTACCTTCGAAAGCAAGGCCACGATAAACAATTTTGTGACAAGCTCGAAGCTCGATTAGAGAACGTGTATGAGGATTTGATTCTGAAATTTGTCGAAGTCGAAGAACCTCTCGCCACGCTATGTCATGGCGACTTCACGATAAATAACACGTTGTTCAAAAACGAAAATGATAAACTGAAAACTATGTTT includes:
- the LOC126878130 gene encoding uncharacterized protein LOC126878130, producing MMCEQTKNCHAWLDPLVGKITTNLGKNFNDIRYEVSTPNDSFFVSSLFFVNIVSNSTANNDDEEKETSNSVVIKIPSSLSHLREMMKLNEQFHNEILFYKKYAKYYDQLPRCVYVEQDDSFNSVIVLENVITQRGYSLCKWKNDIPLVYTIAAFREIARFHARAYAIKKNHKEEFFDFVNGIQEVRFYPGTIMSDVFNETATRWLDYLRKQGHDKQFCDKLEARLENVYEDLILKFVEVEEPLATLCHGDFTINNTLFKNENDKLKTMFIDFALIRYGSPILDLSTFVCLHCAKDIDKNMLDNVLKAYHDSLIQCLKENDMDCEQYPFEAFYEDYKKKGLFGFFIAAFFLPMVMGKSDKGLEDFDQMDMSEWIETLHHLGGDEINEILANMLLKLNEFGCLDYVL